The nucleotide window TTCTCGCCTGCTCCTCGCTGGGATTCGCCTTTTTTCCGCAGGAGAAGAAAGGCAAGAAGAAGGAGCAGCCAAAGGAAGAGCAGAAAACAGACGAGCAGAAGAAAGCCGACGAGCAGCCTGCCCCGCTCTTCGAAGGCAAGGGGGGGCTGAAGTCGTCGCGCCAGACCAAGGACTCGGCCGCGCTGGGCTTCAACGGTGTGGGGCCGAACGGAGAGATCGAGCAGAAGGTGCTGGAGGCGACTCCGACTAGCGCCGATTTGCAGAAGGCCTCGGAGTTAAGCAGCCGCAAGGTGGCGCCGGATGCTCTCCAGCAGTTCATCCTGGAAGGCCAACTCAACCCGCAGCCGGCGGCCAAGTCGGCCAAGTGAGCGAATGAGAGGCAACGCTATGCATCGCGCAAAAAAAGTTCTGGCCCTGCTACTGGGGATGGCGCTGACGGCGTCCTTGACGCACGCGCAGTTTGGCGGCTGGGTGACCAAGGGAGCGCAGAAGGCCAAGGAAGTGCAGGAGAACAACGCTCCCTGGACGCCGGAGCAGGAGAAGGCCATTGGCCAGGCTTCGGCGGCGAAGATGATCAGCGTCTTCAGGGTCTACGAGAATCCGGCGATGGTGAACTACGTGAACCTGGTGGGGAATACCGTGGCGCGCCAGGCGCCGCGCGACGTCCCCTACCACTTCGCGATCCTGGATACGGAGATCATCAACGCCTTCGCGCTGCCCGGCGGATACATCTTCATCACCCGCGGCGCGCTGGCCAACATGAGGAGCGAAGCCGAGCTTGCCGGGACGCTAGCCCATGAAGTGTCGCACGTGGATGGACGCCATCTGGAAAAGCAGATCCGCGCCAAGAAGAACAAACAGTGGCTGTGGAAGGAGGGCGCATCCTACATTCCCGGCCCGGCGGAGCTGACCTCCCTGGCCAAGGACGTAGTGTCCGAAGCCCTGAACAATAGCTACAGCCCGTCCTCGGAATCCGAGGCAGACAAGAAGGGAACAGAATTCGCCGCGTACGCCGGCTACCGGGCCACCGGGCTGCGCGACTTCCTGCAGATGCTTGCCCGGGCCGATGACGCGCGCCGCCTGGGATTGTGGCAAAAGACCCATCCGCCGTTGC belongs to Terriglobales bacterium and includes:
- a CDS encoding M48 family metalloprotease gives rise to the protein MHRAKKVLALLLGMALTASLTHAQFGGWVTKGAQKAKEVQENNAPWTPEQEKAIGQASAAKMISVFRVYENPAMVNYVNLVGNTVARQAPRDVPYHFAILDTEIINAFALPGGYIFITRGALANMRSEAELAGTLAHEVSHVDGRHLEKQIRAKKNKQWLWKEGASYIPGPAELTSLAKDVVSEALNNSYSPSSESEADKKGTEFAAYAGYRATGLRDFLQMLARADDARRLGLWQKTHPPLPQRVATLTEIAKQYGDAGQTLEERFQQNVRFAPEHAPAHAGSSSK